The Chlorobaculum sp. MV4-Y genome contains the following window.
GGAGCACATCGACCACCCTGTGGTGACCAGTAAGGAGGCCAAGTACAAAACCTTCGCCCAGAACCTGTTCGCCTATGTCATCATGCTTTTCATTCTACTGAAAGAAAAGAGCTTTTCGGCCCGAAGATGGCGGATTTCATGGAGGTGGTTCTCCATTCGCCCTGGCTTGGTTACGTGATGTTCGCCATTACGCTCTTCACGGTCTGGACAGGGGTTTCCTACCTCATCAGCAACAGGAGCCTCATTTTCCGCAACCCTGCGGGAGGGCGCTGAAGTCATGCAGAAATGGCTCGGCAGGATTTTCGGGAGCGCCTTTGGTATCGGGTATGTGCCGTTTGCTCCGGGCACCTTTGCCAGCGGAGCCGCCGCCTTGCTCTGCCTGTATGTGCCCGCGATTCGTGAATTGCCTATGCTCGTTTTTCTGATCGCGCTTTCGACGATGATCGGTGTGTGGGCAAGCGGGGTGATGGAGGAGGAGTACGGCGAGGATCCTTCGCAGGCGGTGATCGACGAGGTTGCC
Protein-coding sequences here:
- a CDS encoding phosphatidylglycerophosphatase A; amino-acid sequence: MQKWLGRIFGSAFGIGYVPFAPGTFASGAAALLCLYVPAIRELPMLVFLIALSTMIGVWASGVMEEEYGEDPSQAVIDEVAGQWISLFAIPFSPLAVLLAFILFRLFDVLKPGPVDWAQRLPGGWGIMSDDVLAGILANLSLRLVMFALPMLPYGLSL